GATGGCATTGTTGACCCATAAGTTAGAAAGCCAGATGAAAAGGTACTATAATAATATATCAGAATTGATCCAGTTAAGTGTGGAATTGAACTCTGTCTTCAAATGTCATAGGCATCCACAGAGGAGTTATTTaacatatttcattaataataaaaatgttcatttattaatTGGAAAGATATTCTTTGTTAGTCACTGTGCATTTTCTGTgttgtgtgtgcgcgcacacactttattttaatgtaatcctcacaacaacgCCATGGGGTTGGcttaattatctccattttgcaaatTAGGAAATGAAGAATTCACAAGATTAggcagctttttaaaatgtacctgAAATTACACAGGCAGAGGCACCTCCACATCTGTCAGGctccaaagtccatgctcttaaACCACAAGGATAATTACAAGTAGATTTTTAGCAATTGATGCCAGTGTCCTGTCCAAATcctgaagagacagaggaagctGAGTTTGCCCATTGGGGTCTGGATGGTTGCAAACATTAGTTCCAAGGAAATAGAGGAACTCAGAATATAAACTTTGCATCGTAGTAATAATGAACTAGTTCATTATTACTAGATATTACTAGTAATAGTATTATGATAGTATTATCTAGTACTATTACTAGATAATAGTAGTAATGAACTAGAAATTTTATTCTTGGCCTACAATATCTGGAGTCTCATTAGTCCTGACACAAAGTCCTTCTTCACAAATTTGGGTGGGAATAGACATGCTTTATGTACAGTAAAAGAAGAtagaatttcccaaatttggtTCTAGAACACTAAACAGGAAATAATTAAACAGGAAACActctgggctccttgcagggtggAATCGTATCATTTGGGATGTCTCAGTGTTGGTAATTTTCCAAAATAGGAGGTTGGTTTTCAATTTGGACACCAATTAAGAAGTATCTTCTCCTCACTGCCATCCTCCCTCCCCATTGCACAGTAGAGcagaaaacaacataaaattgGCACATACAAATTGCAGCTGGTCTGTACATGAACAGGCAAGTATGTTTTTCTTCCaacgttttaattttttttttcataataaaaataaaatttaatagccaCTTATCCTCATTTCTAGGTGATTTAGCACAACTCTCTCTTCATTCTAAAGACTCAATGTTCCATGTCAATCACTCATGAAAGCCCCACTGTGATGTGCATTGTTTAGGCAATTTTATGATGAAACTGATATGTAGGACCATCAAAAAAAACCCTATGATTATGAGGTAGCCATTTCCTGGGGCATCTGTGTGCACAGAACCACAAGATATGCTCTCACTATGCAAAGCGTTTCTGCCTCACCAGGGTCTTCACAGCGACCTTCACATCCTTGTTTCTTAGGCTGTAGATGATTGGGTTGAGCATGGGAGTCAGCACTCCATAGAAGAGAGAGATGAGCTTGTCTGAAACATCCTGCTTGTCTGCTCCCAGGGGGTCCTTAGATTTGGGCTTTGCATACATGAAAAGAATAGTTCCATAGAAGATGACCACTACAGTGAGATGGGCAGAGCAGGTGGAGAAGGCCTTTCTCCTCCCTTCAGCTGAAGGGATCTTCAGGATGGTGGTGAGGATGAAGATGTAGGAGATAGAGATGAACAGAACTGGGACGCCCAGGAAGATCACATTGGCCACCCCCATACTGATTACATTGATGGAGATGTCAGCACAGGCCAACTTTAGGACAGCCAAGATCTCACAGGTAAAGTGGTTGATGATGTTGTCCCCACAGAAGGGTAACTGTACTGCAAGAGAGATCTGCACCAAGGAGTTGATGCCACCAGCCACCCAGGAGCTGGCAGCCATGGGCACATAGGCAGCCTTGCTCATGACCACAGGGTACCTAAGTGGgttacagatggccacatagcgatcAAATGCCATCATGCCCAGAAGCACACACTCTGTGGCTCCCATGGCAAAGGAGAGAAACATCTGCACAGCACAGCCTGAGAAGGAGATGGTTTTCCTGGGGGTCAGGAAGCCATCCAGGACTAGAGGGATTGAGGAGGTTGTGTAGCAGATGTCCAGGAAGGAAAGGTTCcccaggaagaagtacatgggtgtGTGCAGGCGGGAGTCATGGATGGTCACCAGGATGAGGACCCCGTTTCCCAGTAGGATCACCAGGTACATCGACAGGATGAGCACAAAGAATGTTCTCTCAAGCTTTGGTTGATCTGAGAGCCCCAGCAAGACAAATCCTGCCAGAACAGATTGGTTggccattttcattttaaattctctcCTCTACCCTCAGGAAAACTGAGAACAGCAAACACATGTTTATAGGGATCAATATGTGGGGATTACAATGAGATCCTTCTATAACTTGTAATTAATTTTATCCCTTGACATGTCAACTTATAATATCAGCATCAAagttataaagttataaaaaccATTGTCTACTGAAGTTAGTAATATATTGAAGTCAGAATATATTGAAGTCAGGATATAttgaatcaaagaaagaaagagcaggacCTAGAAACCTAACCAAACCATGATGTATGATAGAACTTTAGCCAGATCAATAGTGTTGACACACTTGAAGGAAGGGTCCGTATAGTAACTGTAAAAGAGGAATCCTGAAGGTATGCTGTACACATGGGTCCAGAGCACTGTCTGGCTCTTCTGGCCATCCCTGCCTGCACATAATTTTCCCTAGAGTGTCCTTGTGGATGTCAGGCTGTCACACTCAGTGATGCTAACCACTGACATCACCTCATTCACTCCCCTGGCTCTAATTCTgtgtttatataataattttctgACTATAATTTGGCCCCACATGTAGTTCTACATGGAGAGAATGTGATGAGCAAAGGCCAAGAACATTAAGATCTGCCTagcatttacatttattacttGATGTCAGGtttatacttcatttcttttgagttcGGTTGATAATCTCCCTTCATTGCACTGTCAATAGGGAATATCTGGCTAATAGTCCATAGAGACCCTAATGGAAGCACTTCCACATCCCCCCTCTAACCATGGCCTTTGTCCACAGCATTGTAATTCTGCTCCAGCCCTCAGGGCTGCGGAGTAGAAGTAGAATCAAAGGACAAGTGTCCCTCATGCCTCCCAGCATGAGCATCTGAGACTTTGTGAGCAGCCTCCATGCTTTTGGTGACATTCAATAGTACACAACACCCCACTCAGACCCTTCTATATCTGAGTTGACCATTAAAGCCACAGCAATGCCACAATAAAGCTTTCTCCCCCACAGAAAAGTAGATAATTCTATCCAGGCTTGCAGAGTGGTCCCCCCAAAGAGGCACTGCACATAAGATGTACTCCAGTTGCATAGACTAGTACATCCAATTCGTTAGAGAAAACCCCAAGCCTTAGCTTCTCATGTTAaacatgaggaaacagaagctcacAAGTGCTCCTCCATTGTGCCAGAGCAGGTCTACTGAGGAGCAAAGGACCCTTTTCAAAATCCTGGCCATCCTTGCTTTCCCTAGGACGCTCATGAAAACTAGAGACGCCACACCTTTCTCTAAGATATCTGCCCTGTAAGAGAGCTTGCATAGGGGTGGGTCCCTGGGCTTCACACATTGCATCTGTGACTCTTACACTATTGCTACTAGTCTGAAGCTATCCTCATGCAATTATCAGACATTAACTGTGGGCATTGGGAACATTTGGTAAAAAAGAGATATGTTCTTAAGGACATTAGTACTATTGGCTGGAGAATCTCAGAATTGGCAGGAATATTGTAAAGTAGTAACTGGtcgcctcttcctcctccatggTGTGAACATCTTCTGTGAAATGCGATTTTCCCATTCTGCTTCAAACATCTTGAGCTGTGCTATCCCATTCCTTTGTCAGACAACTTTTATTGTTGGAAAGTTTTCCCTTACATTGAGCAGAACTTCCATCTAATGTCATCCCCATAATttaccccctgccctccccacccctccactgGCCTAGACTGCCAGGACAtgtctgctcaaaaaaaaaaaaaaaaaaaaaaaagcccttcatAGACACGGGAGCTGTGACTCACAATcaccttttctcttctcctacCTACTTGGAGAAATTCTGGCTAGAGAGAGAACTCAGTTTATGTCCAGTATGGGGATGAGGCCATGGTGGGGTCAGGAGCTCACCTGGACAGAAGGTTTCATGGTAGGGAGGATGCTGAAAGGCTTCTGGCTTTAGAGGTGATTGTTTCAACTGTCCACTGTGACCATCCCTTATCTAGTTCTATCTGTTGAGGCTGGGCCTGGACATGTGCAGCCAATTCTGTTTAGCTGTCTTGGATCTAAGCAGTCCCTTCAAATTTCACAGCAAGGTAAAGAAAATTCAGGGTTGGCCATAGCCTAAGGGGCTCTTGCTGCTCGCATTCCTGGCCTTCTCCATACCCAGTGAGATAAGAGCAGGAAGGACATCCCGAGTTGCTGTTTCCCAGTGGTCCTGGCAGTGACACCCAGCCTGGGTACTTGGGGCAGACACACTTTGCTCTCTGCTACTTGCCCTGTCTCCACAGGTTCTGTCAAGGAACACTGGAGCAATTTAGAGTTCTGGTTGTTTGGGGCCAGTTTTAATCCCAGAAGCAATTTAATGTTTGGCGAAGGCCCCATAGGAGTTTAGGGCCTATGTCCTATGAACCTAATTAGAGAAGTTGTAGACAACACTATTAAGTCTTAACTCTCACTACAAAGAGATGTTTCCTAGATTAGGAAGTTTTCATCCTCTCCTTGCTGATTTTCCCAGAAGTAGAGGAAATGACTAAGGTCTGACTGTGCTTTTACCACAATGGCATCTGTTAGAGGGGACTCTGCACTTGTCTTTGCAAGGCTAAGTGTCCAAACAAGAGGTGGAAGGTGTACCTATGCCCTGGCAGACACACTGAATGACCTCATGCTCCAGGAGCTGACCCTCACTGCTGTCCCCCAGCACTCATCCAGGGCTGGCCAGCTCTAGCTCTCGCCCTCAAAGACAGGAAGCAAAAGATGTACCATAGGCCAGCACCAGGCACTATGAAGAAGGGAGGCCAGCACCTCCAACTTCCAGAAAGGTCCCAGTGACAGCTACAGTCTGAAAGATGATTACTCGATGTCCCTAAACTATATGGGAGCTCAGAGTAGGAAAGAGTCAGAGGATGGAGGTCATGGCAGTTTAGGTCCCAACTAGGAAGCAATTCACACTGCCATGCTATAGGAAAGCAGGGAACAAGGCTTACCGATTGCAGCTGAGGACATGATGGCAGAAGAGAGCTCTGGGTTTGATGAGAAAACAACAAAGTTTAGCCTTAGAAGCAAGCAGCTCTGGAATCACAGGCCAGGCAGGGAACTAGGTAACTGGCATTATGCTAAAagcttcttctttaaaaaaaaaaaaaaaaagtttatttatttattcatgagagacacagggagacagagacataggcagagggaatagcaggctccccacgaggagcctgatgcaagactcgatcccaggacccggggatcatgccctgagacaaaggcagacactcaaccactaggccacccaggtgtcccttgccaAGAGCTTCTGTTTATTAGAGATCTTTGGTGATAAGAAACAGAGAATCCCTTCAGGTAACCTCAACTGGGGTGCAGGAAGTAAGAGTCAGGAGTATGGAGTGTGGCCatgcctgctcagcagggcctGAGGACAGGAGTTTCCCCTTAGACATCGAtgaggaagaagacaaggagggggtgaggagcctTGGATTGAAGCCTAATCTCTATCAAAACAACTGATAAAGATTGGTCTTAGAAGGAGAATGATTTGCTAATAAAAGACCCTGGATACTAATTCTCCCTTGGTAAGAAGAAGATGGAAGTTGGTATCAGTTTGTTGTATACCCTTGTCATCCATGTAGGCATCATGGTCCATGTTACCGCAGGGGAAATGCACAAAGATCTCACTGTGGAGCATGGGTTTGGCCCCTCTCCACCAATGCTTTTGTCATTTTCCCGATGACTGAGGAAAAGAAGCCCTGGAGCACCCTGGTTGGGAATCTCTATAAGCCACAGACCACTGCAGGCTTCAGGCTAGAGACTGCCATGTTTGGATTTTCTCTCAGGAAAAAGTTTCATCCCTCCAAGCCCTTGCTTAGATCCTCTGTAGAAGTCTATGAGCCACATGATACATCTCTCTGAGCACAAGGAGTGCAAGGGGATAGGAGAACACTGAAAGGTAGCTGGGGAGAggcatctgtgtgtcttctttagcACCTGTATGCTAAGTACATTTGTAGGCACTGCAGACAAATACATCTGGAACTATTGGGTCCATCTCAAGACTGCCTTGCCCCTGCCGTGTGACTGGACACTCTTATACTCTAGGAGGTCCCACCCTACATCATGTCAAAATGCACTTGCATCCCActttaagtataattttatgataaatttgaaatgattttttaaaagattttatttatttatttgagagagagagagcaagcacagagggagagggaaaagtagactccctgctgagcagggagcccaatgcagagctggatcccaggaccccaggatcatgacccaagccaaaggcaggcacttaactgactgagccacccaggcactcctgaaatGATTTTTCTACTTCTGCTATTAAGATTATTTGGCTTATAAGTGACTCAATTTATAATTCTATGATTTCTAAACAATAAGCACTTTTCCTGCAAAGTGAAAGTAACTACAGAACATTCTAAAATAATGGGGTGTCCGGGTGGTaccattggttaagcatcaaactcttggttttagctcaggtcctgatctcgggatcatgagatcaagtccccacctcaggctctgggcttagcatggagtctgctcaggactctctccctctccctctccccttccccctcctctctctctctctgcctccctcccccttccctctctccttctctacaataaagaaaataaatatttaaaatatgattcatGAGTAAAAGTATTTATCCATTACTGAGAATGACATAATATTCCCTTTTTCAGGAATGCaaataaacaagatttttaaatggtttttgtttgtttgttttgtagtttAAGAGCCAACATGTTCTCCAGACCTCTAACATCTTTGTACATGGAGGACACCCCATAGCCCTGACTGCTGTACCCTCATGCCCAGGGGGTAAAACAGCCCTGCTGACTCTACTTAAGAGGAAAAATACTTGCACAGTAgtacaaaataaaatccatttataGGAATTTAACTTagcaaattatttttaggaaattttttttccttgaacaaAAGGAATTCACCAAGTTACTTTCCTTGGGAGCCAGGGTATAGGAGACACCTAAGAAGGATATAAgtcagtcacacacacacagcccacgAGCTAGCACTGAGATTTGATCATTATTCTCTCTCGCAGGTAAGCTTTCTCAGGAAGCTGAATTTGATGGGGAGATTTTCACACGGGATGTTTACTGTTACTCTTAAGATCGACACCTGTGGGATGGAGGTGAAGGAAGCAGGAATGAGCTCAGAGGGCAAACTCGAACTGCCCATTACTCTCATGGGCCAAGGGCAAGCCAGCGAAGGAACTCATTTGAATGCTGTCAGCCACCAGCATTCCCAACAGCTGGGGTAAGAGGAGCTTCAGCCCTaggtggggtggtggtgagtCTGGGCAATACACTCATACCAGCCTCCACTACATACTTGTAACCAATACTTCTCAAGGTTTAACATGCATATGAATCCCTTGAGGGATTTTGTTAACACGTCAATtccaattcagtaggtctggaatgGGCCCCAGATTCTGTATGTCTAAAAAGCTTCATATGATGCTAACActgctggtccatggaccacagGGTGAGCAGCGTAGCTCTGAAGTCACTTTGCCCCTGATTGAGTTTTTATACTGAATTTCACAACTGAATGAGAAGGTGTGGGTTCTCACCCACCATCACTGAGTGAAGTGCTTCTGAGCCACTATGTACCTCACAGCGGTCTTAACATCCTTGTTCCTCAGACTGTAGATGATGGGGTTGAGCATGGGAGTCAGGAGGCCATAGAAGAGGGAGATGAGCTTGTCTGAAACATCCTGCTTGTCTGCTCCCAGGGGATCCTTAGATTTGGGCTTTGCATACATGAAAAGAATAGTCCCATAGAAGATGACCACTACAGTGAGGTGGGCAGAGCAGGTCGAGAAGGcctttctcctcccctctgctgaGGGGATCCGCAGGATGGTAGCAATGATGAACACATAAGAGATAGAGATGAACAGAACTGGGACGCCCAGGAAGATCACATTGGCCACCCCCATACTGATCACATTGATGGAGATGTCAGCACAGGCCAACTTTAGGACAGCCAGGATCTCACAGATGAAGTGGTTGATGACATTGTCCCCACAGAAGGGTAACTGTACCGCAAGAGAGATCTGCACTAAGGAGTTGATGCCACCAGCCACCCAGGAGCTGGCAGCCATGGGCACATAGGCAGCCTTGCTCATGACCACAGGGTACCTAAGTGGgttacagatggccacatagcgatcAAATGCCATCATGCCCAGTAGCACACACTCTGTGGCTCCCATGGCAAAGGAGAGAAACATCTGCACGGCACAGCCTGAGAAGGAGATGGTTTTCCTGGGGATCAGGAAGCCATCCAGGACTAGAGGGACTGAGGAGGTTGTGTAGCAGATGTCCAGGAAGGAGAGGTTCcccaggaagaagtacatgggtgtGTGCAGGCGGGAGTCATGGATGGTCACCAGGATGAGGACCCCGTTTCCCAGTAGGATCACCAGGTACATCGACAGGATGAGCACAAAGAATGTTTTCTCTAGTTTTGGATGGGCAGAGAGGCCAAGCAAAACGAACTCTGTCACAGCAGATTGGTTGGGTCCTTCCATTTCATACACTCTCCTTTATCCCTAAAAATACTGAAGGCAGAAATACATATTGGTTTTTTGATGGCTTGCTTGAGTCAGTACATGGGGATCACTGTATGATGCCTCTAAAATTGTAAATAAGCTTAACCTGTGGGATTTAACTAAAACCCAAGTTATATAAACTTAGTCTGTGTATCAGTCAAAAGCATGAAATGCAGAACCTGGAAATCTAAAGAAACCTAACAAAATAAAGGACATTTCTGTCTACTCAATGGTAT
Above is a window of Canis lupus baileyi chromosome 10, mCanLup2.hap1, whole genome shotgun sequence DNA encoding:
- the LOC140640970 gene encoding olfactory receptor 13C7-like; this translates as MKMANQSVLAGFVLLGLSDQPKLERTFFVLILSMYLVILLGNGVLILVTIHDSRLHTPMYFFLGNLSFLDICYTTSSIPLVLDGFLTPRKTISFSGCAVQMFLSFAMGATECVLLGMMAFDRYVAICNPLRYPVVMSKAAYVPMAASSWVAGGINSLVQISLAVQLPFCGDNIINHFTCEILAVLKLACADISINVISMGVANVIFLGVPVLFISISYIFILTTILKIPSAEGRRKAFSTCSAHLTVVVIFYGTILFMYAKPKSKDPLGADKQDVSDKLISLFYGVLTPMLNPIIYSLRNKDVKVAVKTLVRQKRFA
- the LOC140640971 gene encoding olfactory receptor 13C7-like, whose translation is MEGPNQSAVTEFVLLGLSAHPKLEKTFFVLILSMYLVILLGNGVLILVTIHDSRLHTPMYFFLGNLSFLDICYTTSSVPLVLDGFLIPRKTISFSGCAVQMFLSFAMGATECVLLGMMAFDRYVAICNPLRYPVVMSKAAYVPMAASSWVAGGINSLVQISLAVQLPFCGDNVINHFICEILAVLKLACADISINVISMGVANVIFLGVPVLFISISYVFIIATILRIPSAEGRRKAFSTCSAHLTVVVIFYGTILFMYAKPKSKDPLGADKQDVSDKLISLFYGLLTPMLNPIIYSLRNKDVKTAVRYIVAQKHFTQ